In one Haloplanus salinus genomic region, the following are encoded:
- a CDS encoding DUF2267 domain-containing protein has protein sequence MNFDEFTGTVQHRLELPGTGETLRAIRATLITLGQRLPEGNAEDLAASLPVEIKWYPTGAVDEHGQRFDWQEFVSRVSEIERADPADAAYHARVIVDLVRTLVPESDFQQLRDLLPESEDDENWRKLFEIVDAGGWGDAAEAQTGGGPQPDATGGDELGEMDRGSDPAE, from the coding sequence ATGAACTTCGACGAATTCACCGGCACGGTACAGCATCGACTCGAACTACCCGGCACCGGCGAGACGCTTCGGGCGATCCGGGCGACACTGATCACGCTCGGTCAGCGTCTTCCCGAGGGCAACGCCGAAGACCTCGCCGCGTCGCTGCCCGTGGAGATCAAGTGGTATCCGACCGGCGCGGTCGACGAACACGGCCAGCGCTTCGACTGGCAGGAGTTCGTCTCGCGTGTCAGCGAAATCGAACGGGCCGACCCGGCTGATGCGGCCTACCACGCTCGCGTCATCGTCGACCTCGTACGGACGCTGGTCCCGGAATCGGACTTCCAACAACTGCGCGATCTGCTCCCCGAGAGCGAGGACGACGAGAACTGGCGTAAGCTGTTCGAAATCGTCGATGCCGGCGGATGGGGCGACGCCGCGGAGGCACAGACGGGTGGCGGCCCCCAGCCCGACGCGACGGGTGGAGACGAACTCGGAGAGATGGATCGTGGCTCCGACCCGGCGGAGTAA
- a CDS encoding dihydrodipicolinate synthase family protein has protein sequence MSDVRGIVPPLLTPFDEDGGIAERQLRAHVDFLIDAGVHGLFPGASIGELSNLNTDELERVTTVVVDQAAGDVPVYAGVGASGTLEAVERAERAAAAGADRLISVTPYFLETDQSGLYDHYARLADATDLPLLLYHLPSMTGQTLEVDTVADVATTLDTVVGLKDSSGDLTWGSRVMANTPDDFAYLQGLGSLLLPSLVLGADGGVTGTANVAPDPLLTVYDAYRAGELDRARAVQMETVTPLANALMGGTFPAGFKTGARLAGRDLGVTRPPARGYSETERASLRDTMDSLGLLASDR, from the coding sequence ATGAGTGACGTACGAGGGATCGTCCCGCCGCTCTTGACGCCGTTCGACGAGGACGGCGGAATCGCCGAACGGCAACTCCGCGCCCACGTCGACTTCCTGATCGACGCGGGCGTGCACGGCCTTTTTCCCGGCGCGTCTATCGGCGAACTGTCGAACCTGAACACCGACGAACTCGAACGGGTGACGACCGTCGTCGTCGACCAAGCGGCCGGCGACGTCCCCGTCTACGCCGGCGTTGGGGCCAGCGGCACGCTGGAGGCCGTCGAGCGAGCGGAACGGGCGGCGGCCGCCGGCGCCGACCGCCTCATCTCGGTCACACCCTACTTCCTCGAGACGGACCAGTCCGGCCTGTACGACCACTACGCCCGTCTCGCGGACGCGACCGATCTGCCACTCCTCCTCTATCACCTGCCGTCGATGACGGGACAGACGCTGGAGGTCGACACCGTCGCCGACGTAGCCACGACTCTCGACACCGTGGTTGGCCTGAAAGACAGTAGCGGCGACCTCACGTGGGGGTCCCGGGTGATGGCGAACACGCCCGACGACTTCGCCTACCTCCAGGGACTCGGCTCCCTGCTCCTGCCCAGCCTCGTCCTCGGGGCCGACGGCGGCGTCACCGGGACGGCGAACGTCGCGCCGGATCCCCTCTTAACGGTCTACGACGCCTACCGCGCCGGCGAACTGGACCGGGCTCGCGCGGTGCAGATGGAGACGGTCACGCCCCTCGCGAACGCGCTCATGGGCGGGACGTTCCCCGCCGGATTCAAGACGGGGGCTCGGCTTGCCGGCCGGGACCTCGGCGTGACGCGGCCGCCCGCCCGTGGCTACTCCGAGACGGAGCGCGCGTCGCTCCGGGACACGATGGACTCGCTGGGGCTTCTCGCGTCGGACCGATAG
- a CDS encoding sensor histidine kinase — protein MTAETEREVAEVGVEAARDILDLESNAIHRHDTDRERLVPVAQTDASRELVGEAPTFTGGESIAWRVFESGDPVAVEDVREDSDRYNPDTAVRSELFLPISDHGILIAASAQQGAFDRQHVVLGSILASNIATALEQVTQQQRLRTQKRDLERQNERLEEFASVVSHDLRNPLRTAGGRLELAQADCDSTHLDGVAGALDRMDALIEDLLTLARGGETVGSTEAVSLSSLIEECWEVVPGERATLIVETERTISADRSRLRQLLENLLANAVEHGGEDVTVRVADLADGFSVADDGAGIPEGERADVFEAGYSTAEEGTGFGLRITKQIVDAHGWDIRVTDSDDDGARFEITGIGTPE, from the coding sequence ATGACCGCGGAGACCGAGCGAGAGGTCGCCGAGGTCGGCGTGGAAGCGGCCCGTGACATCCTCGACCTGGAGAGTAATGCGATCCACCGCCACGACACGGATCGGGAGAGACTGGTTCCGGTCGCACAGACCGACGCCAGCAGGGAGTTGGTCGGCGAAGCGCCGACGTTCACCGGTGGGGAGAGCATCGCGTGGCGCGTCTTCGAATCCGGGGACCCCGTAGCAGTCGAAGACGTCCGGGAGGACTCGGATCGATACAACCCGGACACGGCGGTTCGGAGCGAACTCTTCCTTCCGATCAGCGACCACGGAATCTTGATCGCCGCCTCGGCGCAACAGGGAGCATTCGACAGACAGCACGTAGTGCTCGGCAGCATCCTCGCCAGCAACATTGCCACTGCACTGGAACAAGTCACACAGCAACAACGGCTTCGAACGCAAAAACGGGACCTCGAACGGCAGAACGAGCGCTTAGAGGAGTTCGCCAGCGTCGTGAGCCACGACCTGCGAAACCCACTGCGGACCGCCGGGGGCCGACTGGAACTGGCACAAGCCGACTGTGACTCGACCCATCTGGACGGCGTGGCCGGCGCACTCGACCGGATGGACGCCCTCATCGAGGACCTGTTGACCCTCGCCCGGGGTGGTGAGACCGTCGGGAGTACCGAGGCGGTGTCGCTGTCGTCGCTGATCGAGGAGTGCTGGGAGGTGGTCCCCGGCGAGCGCGCAACGTTGATCGTCGAGACGGAGCGGACGATCTCGGCAGATCGGAGCCGTCTCCGACAGTTACTGGAGAACCTCCTCGCAAACGCCGTCGAACACGGCGGTGAGGACGTGACAGTCCGAGTAGCCGATCTCGCCGATGGGTTCTCCGTCGCGGACGACGGCGCGGGGATCCCCGAGGGGGAGCGTGCGGACGTCTTCGAGGCGGGGTACTCGACTGCCGAGGAGGGGACTGGCTTCGGACTTCGGATCACCAAACAGATCGTGGACGCCCACGGCTGGGACATCCGAGTCACCGACAGCGACGACGATGGCGCACGGTTCGAGATCACCGGGATCGGCACTCCCGAGTGA
- a CDS encoding UxaA family hydrolase, with protein sequence MKGRVLDDTLLLLSDDDTVGTAVDDLEAGTALDYDGRSVTLAEDVPFGHKVALEPLAAGDEVRKYGEIIGTATQSVERGEWVHTHNCESTRGRGDQAATGGETA encoded by the coding sequence ATGAAAGGCCGCGTGCTCGACGACACCCTCCTCCTCCTGAGCGACGACGACACCGTCGGCACGGCCGTCGACGACTTAGAGGCGGGGACGGCACTCGACTACGACGGGCGGAGCGTCACCCTCGCCGAGGACGTCCCGTTCGGTCACAAGGTGGCGCTCGAACCGCTCGCGGCCGGCGACGAGGTTCGCAAGTACGGCGAGATCATCGGCACGGCGACCCAGTCGGTCGAGCGCGGCGAGTGGGTCCACACCCACAACTGCGAGAGTACGCGCGGCCGTGGCGATCAGGCGGCCACAGGGGGTGAGACGGCGTGA
- a CDS encoding amphi-Trp domain-containing protein: MPEEVLFKSESNRSREEIASYLRKVADNLDSGTPISLNAGSDSVTLNPPARPTFEVKAEREGPAGSMTELSVEFELEWDENAAGETSESGRLEIE, encoded by the coding sequence ATGCCCGAAGAAGTCCTGTTCAAATCGGAAAGCAACCGGAGCCGAGAAGAGATTGCGTCGTACCTCCGGAAAGTCGCGGACAATCTCGACAGCGGAACCCCCATCAGCCTGAACGCAGGCTCCGACTCCGTCACACTGAACCCCCCTGCCCGACCGACCTTCGAGGTCAAAGCCGAACGCGAAGGCCCGGCCGGCAGCATGACCGAACTGAGCGTCGAGTTCGAACTCGAGTGGGACGAGAACGCCGCCGGAGAGACCAGCGAAAGTGGCCGGCTGGAAATCGAGTAG
- a CDS encoding UxaA family hydrolase, producing MDATFEGYRRPDGRVGVRNYVAVIPTSVAAAAVATATADEVGAWARATPHQLGTSQPDAARRQTERVLVGIGQNPNVGAALVVELGTEDIDAEDVADRIAADGTAAETLTIREAGGTEAALDEGETRLHRLNDEVKRARREEADVAELVFGVECGGSDATSGIAANPGVGAACDRLVEAGGTACFSETPEFIGAEHILADRCVDEETRERLLDRVDARESMAELMGVDLRGAQPTPGNQEGGLTTIEEKSLGAISKGGTTPVRGIVDYAETLPVGGGLVLMDTPGYDVESVVGKVAGGAQVVAFTTGRGSTTGNPIAPVIKVTGNPQTWERMSNNIDVNAGTVFDGESIDSVGERVYETLVDVANGRRTESERRRLEEFAINEIQPEELTAEADA from the coding sequence ATGGACGCGACATTCGAGGGCTACCGCAGACCGGACGGACGCGTCGGCGTCCGCAACTACGTCGCCGTGATCCCGACGTCGGTGGCGGCCGCCGCCGTGGCGACGGCCACCGCCGACGAAGTCGGCGCATGGGCACGAGCGACGCCCCACCAACTCGGGACGAGTCAGCCGGACGCCGCGCGCCGCCAGACCGAGCGCGTACTGGTCGGCATCGGGCAGAACCCGAACGTCGGGGCGGCGCTCGTCGTCGAACTCGGCACGGAAGACATCGACGCCGAGGACGTCGCGGACCGCATCGCGGCGGACGGCACGGCGGCCGAGACGCTCACCATCCGGGAAGCGGGTGGCACCGAGGCGGCCCTCGACGAAGGCGAAACCCGGCTGCACCGGCTGAACGACGAGGTCAAACGCGCCCGCCGCGAGGAGGCCGACGTCGCCGAACTCGTCTTCGGCGTCGAGTGCGGCGGGAGCGACGCGACGAGCGGTATCGCGGCCAACCCGGGCGTCGGCGCGGCCTGTGATCGCCTCGTGGAGGCCGGCGGCACGGCGTGTTTCAGCGAGACGCCCGAGTTCATCGGCGCGGAGCATATCCTCGCGGACCGCTGTGTCGACGAGGAGACGCGCGAGCGCCTCCTCGACCGGGTTGATGCCCGGGAATCGATGGCCGAACTGATGGGCGTCGACCTGCGGGGCGCACAGCCCACGCCCGGCAACCAGGAGGGCGGCCTGACCACCATCGAGGAGAAGAGCCTCGGCGCGATATCCAAAGGCGGGACGACGCCCGTTCGCGGCATCGTCGACTACGCCGAAACCCTGCCGGTCGGGGGCGGCCTCGTCCTCATGGACACGCCGGGCTACGACGTGGAGAGCGTCGTCGGCAAAGTCGCCGGCGGGGCACAGGTCGTCGCCTTCACCACCGGCCGCGGGAGCACGACCGGCAACCCAATCGCGCCGGTGATCAAGGTGACCGGCAACCCACAGACCTGGGAGCGAATGTCGAACAACATCGACGTGAACGCGGGAACGGTGTTCGACGGCGAGTCCATCGATTCGGTCGGCGAGCGCGTCTACGAAACGCTCGTCGACGTCGCGAACGGTCGGCGGACCGAGTCCGAACGTCGGCGTCTGGAGGAGTTCGCGATCAACGAGATTCAGCCCGAGGAGCTCACCGCGGAGGCGGACGCATGA
- a CDS encoding aldo/keto reductase, protein MSVPTVTLSSGDELPAVGLGTWDLDGDTVDESVRVALDGDYTHVDTAEGYHNEGAIGDALAAYDRDDLFLTSKVLPKNLTYGSVVRACERSLDRLGTDYLDLYLIHWPNPAISLRETLDAMETLHDRGKIRNVGVSNFTGYQLSNALHISDVPIAVNQIEFNPLFQRTDLVEYCQSEGVAVEAAAPLARTEILGNDTVRALADEYDRTPAQIVLRWAVEKDVVVLPKSSSAAHVAENADLFGWELAPADHRRIDELDRQEPVYDTLTRDWSRDVYGIPE, encoded by the coding sequence ATGTCCGTGCCAACCGTCACGCTGTCGAGCGGAGACGAACTGCCGGCCGTCGGTCTCGGGACCTGGGACCTCGACGGCGACACCGTCGACGAGTCCGTGCGCGTCGCCCTCGACGGCGACTACACACACGTCGACACCGCCGAGGGCTACCACAACGAGGGCGCCATCGGCGACGCGCTGGCCGCCTACGACCGCGACGACCTGTTTCTCACCTCGAAGGTCCTCCCGAAGAACCTCACCTACGGGAGCGTCGTTCGCGCCTGTGAGCGTTCCCTCGACCGACTCGGAACTGACTACCTCGACCTGTACCTAATCCACTGGCCGAACCCCGCCATCTCCCTGCGGGAGACGCTGGACGCCATGGAAACGCTCCACGACCGGGGGAAGATCCGCAACGTCGGCGTGTCGAACTTCACCGGCTACCAACTCAGCAACGCCCTGCACATCAGCGACGTGCCCATCGCGGTCAATCAGATCGAGTTCAACCCCCTGTTCCAGCGCACCGATCTCGTCGAGTACTGCCAGTCGGAAGGCGTCGCCGTCGAAGCCGCCGCCCCACTGGCGCGGACGGAGATCCTCGGGAACGACACGGTTCGGGCACTCGCCGACGAGTACGACAGGACGCCCGCTCAGATCGTGCTCCGCTGGGCCGTCGAGAAGGACGTCGTCGTCCTCCCCAAGTCCAGTTCGGCCGCCCACGTCGCGGAGAACGCCGACCTGTTCGGATGGGAACTGGCGCCGGCGGACCACCGCCGGATCGACGAACTCGACCGACAGGAGCCGGTCTACGACACGCTCACCCGAGACTGGTCCCGGGACGTGTACGGCATCCCGGAGTGA
- a CDS encoding SDR family oxidoreductase produces MASALDDRIAFVTGATSGIGRAAALRLAEGGAHVALASRREDRLEAVADRIRSDHGREALAVPTDVTDSEQVRSAVTETAETFGGIDVVVANAGLGVDKGVDSLSIEEYELMTDVNVNGMFYTAKAALPHLKASSGNLVFLGSFSGQHPRPYNPVYAATKWWTRGFALSLEGAVGDEGVAVSVVNPTEVRTEFGAETDEPLKDRFDPGEVTEPEDVAEAIAFVATQRPPNTVSELDLYRRDKFSHF; encoded by the coding sequence ATGGCTTCAGCACTCGACGACCGCATCGCGTTCGTCACTGGCGCCACCTCCGGTATCGGGCGGGCGGCGGCGCTTCGACTCGCCGAGGGGGGCGCTCACGTCGCCCTCGCCTCGCGCCGTGAAGACCGACTCGAGGCCGTCGCCGACCGGATCAGAAGCGACCACGGGCGCGAGGCGCTCGCCGTCCCGACGGACGTCACCGACTCGGAGCAGGTCCGGTCGGCGGTGACCGAGACGGCCGAGACGTTCGGCGGCATCGACGTCGTCGTCGCCAACGCGGGTCTCGGCGTGGACAAGGGCGTCGACTCCCTCTCCATCGAGGAGTACGAACTGATGACCGACGTGAACGTCAACGGGATGTTCTACACCGCGAAAGCGGCGCTCCCGCACCTGAAGGCGTCGTCGGGGAACCTCGTCTTTCTCGGAAGCTTCTCCGGCCAGCATCCCCGACCCTACAACCCGGTGTACGCCGCGACGAAGTGGTGGACCCGCGGGTTCGCGCTGAGCCTCGAAGGCGCCGTGGGCGATGAGGGCGTCGCCGTCAGCGTCGTCAACCCCACCGAGGTGCGCACGGAGTTCGGCGCGGAGACGGACGAGCCGCTCAAGGACCGCTTCGATCCGGGCGAAGTCACCGAACCCGAAGACGTGGCCGAAGCCATCGCGTTCGTGGCGACCCAGCGCCCGCCGAACACCGTGAGCGAACTCGACCTCTATCGCCGCGACAAGTTCTCACACTTTTAG
- a CDS encoding SDR family NAD(P)-dependent oxidoreductase, translated as MPVGTHRTAVSDDRSVPTPIDYEPISAEESTVVVVGGTSGIGRAISLAFATEGANVVPTSRSEERVAETADEVRERGGEALAITCDVTDRESLAALADAAVERFGEVDVLVNSPGAIARAAVPDVTDDEWDRVLDVQLTGVHRTVQTFVTRTGVESVVNVASLSSLLGIEDLAAYSAAKGGIDGYTHAAAKDLGPDVRVNAVRPGFVATPQTADAYAEGSHRYERIVERSSIGRIGRPEDIAGAVVYLASPAASYVTGETITVDGGFTPSAF; from the coding sequence ATGCCGGTCGGGACTCATCGAACGGCCGTGTCCGACGATCGATCCGTCCCCACGCCCATCGACTACGAACCGATCAGCGCCGAAGAATCCACCGTCGTCGTCGTCGGCGGAACGAGCGGTATCGGCCGAGCCATCTCCCTCGCTTTCGCCACCGAGGGAGCGAACGTCGTCCCGACGAGTCGGTCCGAAGAGCGCGTCGCCGAGACTGCCGACGAGGTCCGCGAACGCGGCGGCGAGGCGCTTGCGATCACCTGTGACGTGACCGACCGCGAGTCGTTGGCGGCACTCGCGGACGCGGCCGTCGAGCGTTTCGGTGAGGTCGACGTCCTCGTCAACTCGCCCGGCGCAATCGCCCGCGCCGCCGTTCCCGACGTGACCGACGACGAGTGGGATCGGGTGCTCGACGTCCAACTCACCGGCGTCCACCGGACGGTCCAGACGTTCGTCACCCGCACCGGCGTCGAGAGCGTCGTCAACGTCGCCTCGCTCTCCTCGCTACTCGGTATCGAGGACTTGGCCGCCTACTCGGCGGCAAAGGGCGGCATCGACGGCTACACGCACGCGGCGGCGAAGGATCTGGGCCCCGACGTTCGCGTCAACGCCGTCCGCCCGGGCTTCGTCGCCACGCCGCAGACGGCGGACGCCTACGCCGAGGGGAGCCACCGGTACGAGCGCATCGTCGAGCGATCCTCGATCGGACGCATCGGCCGACCCGAGGACATCGCCGGCGCCGTCGTCTACCTGGCCAGCCCCGCCGCGTCCTACGTCACCGGCGAGACCATCACCGTCGACGGCGGGTTCACGCCGAGCGCCTTCTGA
- a CDS encoding mandelate racemase/muconate lactonizing enzyme family protein, whose protein sequence is MEVTDVETFVVDADWRNWFFVRVTTDTGITGVGEALSGEGLTAALEATAEAHKHYVIGEDPLNRKGISRKLRRYPFAWRGGKLINAVAAAVDIALWDIAGKHYGEPVWKLLGGKVRDEVPVYANGWHIGERTPENYAHHAKKAVDAGYPALKCDPFAHYEHSLTDDQLDEVAELLGAVRDAVGWDVGIGLDCHGRFTRRGAIEVADALSEYDIMFLEEPVELEDREVMGDVTQHVDMPVATGERIYNNETMEDVVRKQACDIIQPDVTNYGSLQEVQHAASMAKSRYMTIAPHNPNAGVSTAASVHLCAGIENLEVLEHMSRDVEWADELIDHDFTVEDGVIEVPDEPGLGVTFHPDVAREYPGEPKDSHSLFDEGGALKRP, encoded by the coding sequence ATGGAAGTCACCGACGTAGAGACGTTCGTCGTCGACGCCGACTGGCGCAACTGGTTTTTTGTCCGGGTCACGACCGACACCGGCATCACGGGCGTCGGCGAGGCCCTGAGCGGCGAGGGGTTGACCGCTGCCTTGGAGGCAACCGCCGAGGCACACAAACATTACGTGATCGGGGAGGACCCGCTCAACCGAAAGGGGATCAGTCGAAAGCTCCGCCGGTACCCCTTCGCGTGGCGCGGGGGGAAACTGATCAACGCCGTCGCCGCCGCCGTCGACATCGCGCTCTGGGATATCGCGGGCAAACACTACGGCGAACCCGTCTGGAAACTCCTCGGGGGCAAGGTCCGCGACGAAGTCCCCGTCTACGCGAACGGCTGGCACATCGGGGAGCGGACGCCGGAGAACTACGCCCACCACGCGAAGAAGGCCGTCGATGCGGGGTATCCCGCGCTGAAGTGTGACCCGTTCGCCCACTACGAACACTCGCTGACGGACGACCAACTGGACGAGGTGGCCGAACTCCTCGGCGCCGTCCGGGACGCCGTCGGCTGGGACGTGGGCATCGGTCTCGACTGTCACGGCCGGTTCACCCGTCGCGGTGCCATCGAGGTGGCCGACGCACTCTCGGAGTACGACATCATGTTCCTCGAAGAACCGGTCGAACTCGAGGACCGCGAGGTGATGGGCGACGTCACCCAGCACGTCGACATGCCCGTCGCCACGGGCGAGCGCATCTACAACAACGAGACGATGGAGGACGTCGTCCGCAAGCAGGCCTGCGACATCATTCAGCCCGACGTGACGAACTACGGGAGCCTCCAGGAGGTCCAACACGCCGCCTCGATGGCGAAGTCCCGCTATATGACGATTGCGCCGCACAACCCGAACGCGGGGGTCAGCACGGCTGCCTCGGTGCATCTCTGTGCCGGGATCGAGAATCTGGAAGTCCTCGAACACATGAGCCGGGACGTCGAGTGGGCCGACGAACTCATCGACCACGACTTTACCGTCGAAGATGGCGTCATCGAGGTGCCCGACGAACCGGGCCTCGGCGTCACCTTCCACCCGGACGTCGCCCGCGAGTACCCCGGTGAGCCGAAGGACAGCCACAGCCTGTTCGACGAGGGCGGGGCGCTCAAGCGGCCGTAG
- a CDS encoding UxaA family hydrolase encodes MTAPTAPTAAERTFQGVRRPDGAIGVRDNVLVLPSVICSHIVADRIAANVEGAVSTPHDHGCAQLGADNDQTWRTFLSLAANPNVAGTVVVGLGCEEIQSEDVAEALQSRDVPVRELSIQGVGGTDECVRRGVGFASELAAARSDEAATAGLGDLTLGLVSSDLDATTREVADPLVGEVARAVVDAGGRVVVAGNERVTAHPAAARAATVGDARDSLAALLDRHDGHPPRASGVGRAARDRSFEDATRSWGGLDVSAVVPYGDPVGIDEGLALVDAPSRFAEATTGLAAAGANVVLHATGDGVLTGHPLVPVVKMTGDEGTVAALPNDIDVDATAADADDVLDRLVDVANGRECCAEAHGLTEFAITRVGPSM; translated from the coding sequence GTGACCGCCCCGACCGCCCCGACCGCCGCCGAACGGACGTTCCAAGGCGTCCGCCGACCGGACGGCGCCATCGGCGTCCGCGACAACGTACTCGTTCTCCCGTCGGTCATCTGTTCACACATCGTCGCCGACCGTATCGCCGCGAACGTCGAGGGCGCCGTCTCGACGCCCCACGATCACGGCTGTGCACAGCTCGGCGCCGACAACGACCAGACGTGGCGGACGTTCCTCTCGCTGGCGGCGAACCCGAACGTCGCGGGCACCGTCGTCGTCGGACTCGGCTGTGAGGAGATCCAGAGCGAGGACGTGGCCGAAGCGCTCCAGTCCCGGGACGTGCCGGTTCGGGAACTGTCGATCCAGGGTGTCGGCGGCACCGACGAGTGTGTGCGCCGCGGCGTCGGGTTCGCGTCGGAACTCGCCGCCGCGCGGTCGGACGAGGCGGCGACGGCCGGGCTGGGCGATCTGACGCTCGGACTCGTCTCCAGCGACCTCGATGCGACGACGCGGGAGGTAGCGGACCCGCTCGTGGGCGAGGTGGCACGGGCCGTCGTCGACGCCGGTGGACGCGTCGTGGTCGCCGGGAACGAGCGCGTGACCGCACACCCGGCGGCCGCGCGCGCGGCGACGGTCGGGGACGCCCGCGACTCGCTCGCGGCCCTCCTCGACCGACACGATGGCCACCCGCCGCGGGCCAGCGGCGTCGGCCGGGCTGCCCGCGACCGGTCGTTCGAGGACGCCACGCGGTCGTGGGGTGGGCTGGACGTCTCCGCGGTCGTCCCCTACGGCGACCCGGTCGGCATCGACGAGGGGCTAGCGCTCGTCGACGCACCGTCGCGGTTCGCCGAGGCGACGACGGGACTCGCCGCGGCGGGCGCGAACGTCGTCCTGCACGCCACCGGCGACGGCGTGCTCACCGGCCATCCCCTCGTGCCCGTGGTGAAGATGACCGGCGACGAGGGAACCGTGGCGGCGCTGCCGAACGACATCGACGTGGACGCGACGGCCGCCGACGCCGACGACGTGCTGGACCGCCTCGTGGACGTGGCGAACGGTCGGGAGTGCTGTGCGGAGGCACACGGACTCACCGAGTTCGCCATCACGCGCGTCGGCCCGTCGATGTGA
- a CDS encoding mandelate racemase/muconate lactonizing enzyme family protein, whose translation MSDVEISGVETYLVANPWKPWVFVEIETDAGVTGIAEATAHDKPRTIAKAIEEMSDYFLGKDPFDTEQIWLEMYRDEWFSKGVVNTTVCSAVDMACWDIKGKLLDKPAYELLGGSVHGDRLRAYANGWYTDADGDPEGFAEAAERVVDDGYDAMKFDPFGTAWQRMSKKELNHAVDIVRAVREAVGPDVDLLIECHGRFTAGQAVDIARKLDEFEPTWFEEPCPPDSINSLAEVADKSPIPVATGERHMTKHDFFELVTRTAVDVFQPDLMNTGGITEGKKIAGLAEADHVSIAPHNPQGPVAGAIYSHFCTSTPNFMIQEMFQTYDVDWVDDLLVDPLEVEDGYVEVPEGPGFGIELDHDVVAEHAYTEDKVHTINLFEKDWEKRAVEKR comes from the coding sequence ATGTCTGATGTGGAGATCTCCGGCGTAGAGACGTATTTGGTCGCGAACCCGTGGAAGCCGTGGGTGTTCGTCGAAATCGAGACGGACGCCGGCGTCACGGGAATCGCCGAGGCGACGGCCCACGACAAGCCGCGGACGATCGCCAAGGCCATCGAGGAGATGTCGGATTACTTCCTCGGCAAGGATCCCTTCGACACCGAACAGATCTGGCTGGAGATGTACCGCGACGAGTGGTTCTCGAAGGGCGTCGTGAACACGACGGTCTGCTCGGCCGTGGATATGGCCTGCTGGGACATCAAGGGGAAACTGCTCGACAAGCCGGCCTACGAACTGCTCGGCGGGAGTGTCCACGGCGACCGACTCCGGGCCTACGCCAACGGGTGGTACACCGACGCGGACGGCGACCCCGAAGGCTTCGCCGAGGCGGCCGAGCGGGTCGTCGACGACGGCTACGACGCCATGAAGTTCGACCCGTTCGGGACGGCGTGGCAGCGCATGTCGAAGAAGGAGCTCAACCACGCGGTCGACATCGTCCGCGCGGTGCGCGAGGCGGTCGGCCCCGACGTCGACCTGCTCATCGAGTGTCACGGCCGTTTCACCGCGGGACAGGCCGTCGACATCGCGCGAAAACTCGACGAGTTCGAACCGACGTGGTTCGAGGAGCCGTGTCCCCCCGACTCGATCAACAGCCTCGCCGAGGTGGCCGACAAGTCCCCGATTCCGGTGGCGACCGGCGAACGCCACATGACCAAACACGACTTCTTCGAACTGGTCACGCGGACGGCCGTCGACGTCTTCCAGCCGGACCTGATGAACACCGGTGGGATCACCGAGGGTAAGAAGATTGCCGGGTTGGCGGAGGCCGACCACGTCAGCATCGCCCCGCACAACCCGCAGGGACCGGTCGCGGGCGCCATCTACTCCCACTTCTGCACGTCGACGCCGAACTTCATGATCCAGGAGATGTTCCAAACCTACGACGTGGACTGGGTCGACGACCTGCTCGTGGACCCGCTGGAGGTCGAGGACGGCTACGTCGAGGTGCCGGAGGGGCCGGGCTTCGGCATCGAACTCGACCACGACGTCGTCGCGGAACACGCCTACACGGAGGACAAGGTCCACACAATCAACCTCTTCGAGAAGGACTGGGAGAAGCGAGCGGTCGAGAAGCGATAG